A genomic window from Gossypium hirsutum isolate 1008001.06 chromosome D12, Gossypium_hirsutum_v2.1, whole genome shotgun sequence includes:
- the LOC107956307 gene encoding RING-H2 finger protein ATL39: MFNLSRSIFLYFLTVVVVTAQSTAPPPRGDSYRLYSHFDPSMAIVVMVLVGAFFFVWILSIYIRHYDESYPIATAAAASSAQRFRPSGLDPKVIENFPVFLYSHVKNLKIGKRALECAVCLSEFEDDETLRVIPKCCHVFHLDCIDAWLAYHVTCPVCRAKLTPDSDDIALPVELGSNTTESDNNNTESSHPTRQRVEQQNELVIHVDEERK; encoded by the coding sequence ATGTTTAATCTCAGCCGTTCGATTTTCTTGTACTTTCTAACCGTTGTCGTAGTGACGGCACAGTCTACAGCTCCACCACCAAGGGGAGACTCGTACCGTCTTTACAGTCATTTCGACCCCTCGATGGCCATCGTCGTTATGGTCCTCGTCGGCGCTTTCTTCTTCGTCTGGATCCTCTCCATTTACATCCGTCATTACGACGAATCTTACCCGATCGCCACCGCCGCTGCAGCTTCCTCTGCTCAAAGGTTCCGGCCAAGCGGTCTTGATCCGAAGGTGATCGAGAATTTCCCCGTTTTTTTATATTCCCATGTTAAGAACCTTAAAATTGGTAAACGGGCGCTGGAATGCGCGGTTTGTTTGAGTGAGTTCGAAGACGATGAAACGTTGCGTGTAATTCCGAAATGCTGTCACGTGTTTCATCTTGATTGTATCGACGCTTGGTTGGCTTACCACGTGACCTGTCCCGTTTGTCGAGCTAAGCTCACCCCCGATTCCGACGACATAGCTCTACCGGTAGAGTTAGGCTCCAACACCACTGAGTCGGACAACAACAACACCGAGTCGAGTCATCCGACAAGACAACGAGTTGAGCAGCAAAATGAGTTGGtcattcatgtcgacgaggagaGAAAATAA